The Pyrus communis chromosome 2, drPyrComm1.1, whole genome shotgun sequence genome includes a window with the following:
- the LOC137726447 gene encoding U-box domain-containing protein 8-like, whose product MATQFPDDFKCPISLEIMSDPVILSSGHTFDRASIQRWLDAGHRTCPITKLPLPEHPSLIPNHALRSLISTYTLLSPAKLQLQYHHHHHHHQYHHHCQQRHSQPQNPISTLTSPASTLESKLESLDQLTRLSKRDAAFRAKLTESGAVSTVLKCVDSEEPRLQEKALTLLLNVSLDDDNKVGLVAEGAIARIVEVLQGGSPNSRAVAATMLTSLAVVEVNKATIGAYPCAIRALVSLLGDGKSREQKEAATALYTICLFPDNRRRAVECGVVSILIRIAESGLERAVEVLGLLAKCKEGREEMERFNGCVGILVRVLENGSSRGVQYALLTLNLLCSYSEQMRVEAKNEGALAICVGLVEDDNEGIGKNASNLVQILSGNQSMR is encoded by the coding sequence ATGGCGACTCAGTTCCCGGACGATTTCAAGTGCCCGATTTCCCTCGAAATAATGTCCGACCCTGTTATACTCTCCTCGGGTCACACCTTTGATCGGGCCTCCATCCAACGCTGGCTCGACGCCGGCCACCGTACCTGCCCAATTACCAAACTGCCCCTCCCCGAACACCCTTCCCTCatccccaaccacgccctccgCAGCCTGATTTCCACTTATACCCTTCTCTCCCCTGCCAAATTACAACTCCAgtatcaccaccaccaccaccaccaccaataccATCACCACTGCCAGCAGCGCCACTCCCAGCCCCAAAACCCAATATCGACGCTTACCTCTCCAGCTTCCACCCTCGAGTCCAAGCTCGAATCGCTCGACCAGCTCACTCGCCTCTCCAAGCGCGACGCCGCCTTTCGCGCCAAGCTCACTGAGTCCGGCGCCGTCTCCACCGTCCTCAAGTGCGTCGACTCGGAGGAGCCCCGCCTCCAAGAAAAGGCGCTGACTTTGCTGCTCAATGTCAGCTTGGACGACGATAACAAAGTGGGTCTTGTCGCCGAGGGAGCAATCGCTCGAATCGTGGAGGTGCTCCAAGGTGGGTCCCCCAACAGCCGTGCCGTGGCAGCGACGATGTTGACGAGCTTGGCAGTGGTGGAGGTCAACAAGGCCACAATCGGGGCATACCCGTGTGCAATTCGGGCTCTAGTTTCGCTTCTCGGGGACGGCAAAAGTCGAGAGCAGAAAGAGGCGGCCACGGCGCTTTACACCATCTGTTTGTTTCCGGATAACCGGCGGCGGGCTGTGGAATGTGGGGTGGTGTCGATTTTGATCCGAATTGCTGAATCGGGCCTCGAACGGGCGGTTGAAGTTCTGGGTCTTTTGGCAAAGTGCAAGGAAGGTAGGGAAGAGATGGAGAGGTTTAATGGTTGTGTGGGGATTTTAGTGAGGGTTTTAGAAAATGGGAGCTCCAGGGGAGTTCAGTATGCCCTGCTTACTTTGAATTTGCTTTGTTCTTATAGCGAACAAATGCGTGTGGAAGCGAAAAATGAAGGGGCTTTGGCAATTTGTGTAGGTTTGGTTGAAGATGATAATGAAGGGATTGGAAAAAATGCTTCTAATTTGGTTCAGATTCTCAGTGGGAACCAATCCATGAGGTGA
- the LOC137726476 gene encoding G-type lectin S-receptor-like serine/threonine-protein kinase At1g11410 — translation MRKLTMNSTEFFFVSTVLLIFVILPSSISVTLDAITPNQPLREDDVLLSPTKIFALGFFKPGNSRNRYIGVWYNKIPIKTIVWIANRENPIVPTAGTGLLAIHGDHGGLVIYGEDQNKPIWSANLTVSSPNNSVIAKLSDKGNLVVEINGEKVWQGFDYPTDTVLPFMKIGLDRRSRLNWFLTSWKSQDDPGMGNCSLRMEPSGSPQEFLYMGQTPLYRTGPLTSERWSGVPETAKLFFTNVTFVNNQDEVSIMEVLYESNFVKLVIDESGNIERSAWDAEVQKWVRHWSPDWQCDFYGVCGPNSICYPFSNFADKFECKCLPGFEPKLQHEWYLRHWSGGCVRQKGSSVCQNGEGFVKLERVKVPDTSTARVNMNRSREACTEECLRNCSCTAYANADERQGGSGCITWHGDLMDTRTFLDTGQDLSVRVDATVLAQYAKKSNSSFGKKRKLEVSVACGLLFFLLFSLACWLVKRKRKGKRSQDKLFNVTIASTSEDSYARTNIDESGINSELPFFELSIIVKATNNFASNNKLRTGGFGSVYKVSVLDNGKEIAVKRLAKNSGQGIGEFKNEVVLLSKLQHRNLVRIIGCCVQDEEKMLIYEYLPNKSLDFFIFAKGAFLDWTRRFEIICGIARGILYLHQDSRLRIIHRDLKASNVLLDSSMNPKISDFGMARIFGAEQIEANTNRVVETYGYMSPEYAMEGLFSVKSDVYSFGVLLLEIVTGRKNTNYYHDSPYSNLVGHVWDLWKESRALEIIDSFLGESYPVDEVLRCIHIALLCVQEQAKDRPLMSSVVSMLGNDAAIPSPKRPGFLLKRRTGGDPSANIEGSYSLNDITHTGVEGR, via the exons ATGAGAAAGCTAACAATGAATTCTACTGAATTCTTTTTTGTCAGTACTGTATTGCTCATCTTCGTGATTCTTCCCTCTTCCATTTCGGTTACCCTAGACGCCATTACCCCAAACCAACCCCTAAGAGAGGACGACGTTCTTCTCTCCCCCACTAAAATCTTTGCACTAGGGTTTTTTAAGCCAGGCAATTCTCGTAACCGTTACATCGGAGTTTGGTACAACAAAATTCCAATCAAAACCATTGTCTGGATTGCAAACAGAGAAAACCCCATAGTTCCTACTGCTGGAACTGGACTTCTAGCCATTCATGGAGATCATGGTGGCCTTGTTATTTATGGGGAGGACCAAAATAAACCTATCTGGTCCGCTAATCTCACCGTCTCTTCTCCAAACAATTCCGTGATAGCCAAGCTTTCGGATAAGGGAAATCTTGTTGTTGAAATTAATGGTGAAAAGGTGTGGCAAGGTTTTGATTATCCCACAGATACGGTGCTTCCTTTTATGAAAATTGGGCTGGACAGGCGGTCCCGGTTGAACTGGTTCCTCACATCTTGGAAGTCCCAAGATGACCCGGGAATGGGCAACTGCTCGTTGCGGATGGAGCCAAGTGGGAGTCCACAGGAGTTCTTATACATGGGTCAGACTCCATTGTATAGGACTGGACCTTTGACCAGTGAAAGATGGTCCGGGGTGCCTGAAACGGCAAAACTATTCTTCACCAACGTTACTTTTGTGAACAATCAAGATGAGGTATCCATCATGGAAGTTCTTTATGAATCAAACTTCGTAAAATTGGTGATCGATGAATCAGGAAACATTGAACGGTCCGCATGGGACGCTGAAGTGCAAAAATGGGTCCGGCATTGGTCGCCGGATTGGCAGTGTGATTTTTACGGGGTGTGTGGTCCGAATAGTATTTGTTACCCATTCTCAAACTTTGCGGATAAATTTGAGTGCAAATGCCTACCTGGATTCGAACCCAAGTTGCAACATGAGTGGTATTTGAGACATTGGTCAGGCGGGTGCGTGAGGCAAAAAGGATCATCCGTTTGCCAAAACGGGGAAGGGTTCGTGAAGTTGGAACGTGTGAAGGTGCCGGACACTTCTACGGCACGTGTGAACATGAATAGGAGTCGGGAAGCATGTACAGAAGAATGCCTGAGAAATTGTTCTTGTACGGCATACGCAAATGCAGATGAAAGGCAGGGAGGGAGTGGCTGTATAACATGGCATGGGGACTTGATGGACACAAGGACTTTTTTGGATACGGGTCAAGATTTAAGTGTGCGAGTTGATGCAACTGTTTTGG CTCAATACGCAAAGAAGTCAAACAGTTCTTTTGGCAAGAAGAGGAAGCTGGAAGTTTCAGTAGCATGTGGTCTACTGTTCTTCCTCTTGTTTTCCCTTGCATGTTGGTTggtaaagaggaagagaaaag GTAAGAGAAGTCAGGATAAACTTTTCAATGTGACCATAGCATCAACCTCTGAAGATTCTTATGCTAGAACAAATATTGATGAAAGTGGAATAAACTCTGAATTACCATTCTTTGAACTAAGTATCATAGTTAAAGCCACAAATAATTTCGCTTCCAACAACAAGCTTAGAACAGGTGGTTTCGGCTCCGTTTATAAGGTAA GTGTGCTTGATAATGGAAAGGAGATAGCAGTGAAAAGACTAGCCAAGAATTCTGGCCAAGGAATTGGAGAGTTTAAGAATGAAGTTGTGCTGCTTTCAAAGCTCCAACACAGGAACCTTGTGAGGATCATAGGTTGCTGCGTTCAAGATGAAGAGAAGATGCTGATCTATGAATACTTGCCAAACAAAAGTCTTGACTTTTTCATTTTCG CAAAAGGGGCGTTCTTGGACTGGACAAGACGCTTTGAGATAATTTGTGGGATTGCTAGAGGGATCTTATATCTTCATCAGGATTCGAGATTAAGAATCATCCATAGAGATCTAAAGGCCAGCAATGTTCTATTGGATTCTTCTATGAACCCCAAGATTTCAGATTTTGGTATGGCTAGGATATTTGGAGCTGAACAAATTGAAGCAAATACAAATCGTGTGGTTGAGACATA CGGTTATATGTCACCAGAGTATGCAATGGAAGGACTTTTTTCAGTGAAGTCTGACGTATATAGCTTCGGCGTTCTACTACTAGAAATTGTTACTGGCAGAAAAAACACCAACTACTACCACGATAGTCCTTACTCAAATTTAGTTGGACAT GTTTGGGACTTGTGGAAGGAAAGTAGAGCCTTGGAAATCATTGATTCATTTCTGGGAGAGTCATACCCTGTCGATGAAGTTCTAAGATGTATTCACATAGCTCTCTTGTGCGTGCAAGAGCAAGCGAAGGATCGTCCACTGATGTCATCAGTGGTTTCCATGTTGGGTAATGATGCAGCAATTCCTTCACCAAAGCGACCTGGATTTTTGTTGAAGAGACGTACTGGTGGAGACCCATCAGCCAATATTGAAGGAAGTTACTCTTTAAATGACATAACCCATACAGGAGTAGAAGGTCGCTAA